In the genome of Sesamum indicum cultivar Zhongzhi No. 13 unplaced genomic scaffold, S_indicum_v1.0 C04684, whole genome shotgun sequence, the window GGCGTCGGTTCCGGTTTGGGTGGCTTCACTTCTTGGACGCTTACAATGTCAGCAAAACAGAATTTCTTCCGGAGAGATTTGGCCAAACACACAGAATCAACCCCTTCGCCGACCACCTGAAGCTGATC includes:
- the LOC105155344 gene encoding heavy metal-associated isoprenylated plant protein 47-like, whose protein sequence is QKIVIKVAMGSDKAKSKAMKIAVAMEGVSSVSVGKDNDQLQVVGEGVDSVCLAKSLRKKFCFADIVSVQEVKPPKPEP